In Pseudomonas fluorescens, the following are encoded in one genomic region:
- a CDS encoding MFS transporter, with translation MTTAPSSIAQPDQPARPLTRSDYKTLSLSALGGALEFYDFIIFVFFATVVGKLFFPADMPEWLRLMQTFGIFAAGYLARPLGGIVMAHFGDLLGRKKMFTLSIFMMAVPTLIMGLLPTYAQIGMWAPILLLLMRVIQGAAIGGEVPGAWVFVSEHVPQRHVGYACGTLTSGLTAGILLGSLVATAINSIYTPVEVSDYAWRIPFLLGGVFGLFSVYLRRWLHETPVFAELQLRKALAEEVPLRAVLRDHRGAIAISMLLTWLLSAAIVVLILMTPTVLQTVYHFSPTTSLQANSVAIVFLSFGCIIAGALADRFGAGRVFVIGCTALLASSWTFYHSLADHPDWLFPMYALTGLLVGTIGAVPYVMVKAFPPVVRFSGLSFSYNVAYAIFGGLTPMIVSLLLKESAMGPAYYVAVLCGVGILVGAYLWKKGR, from the coding sequence ATGACCACAGCGCCCTCGAGCATCGCGCAGCCAGACCAACCCGCACGTCCGCTGACCCGCAGCGACTACAAGACTCTATCGCTGTCTGCCCTGGGCGGCGCGCTGGAGTTCTACGATTTCATCATCTTCGTGTTCTTCGCCACGGTGGTGGGCAAGCTGTTCTTCCCGGCGGACATGCCTGAGTGGCTACGCCTGATGCAGACCTTCGGCATCTTCGCCGCCGGCTACCTGGCGCGGCCGCTGGGCGGCATCGTAATGGCGCACTTCGGCGACCTGCTGGGCCGCAAGAAAATGTTCACCCTGAGCATTTTCATGATGGCGGTGCCGACCTTGATCATGGGTTTGCTGCCGACTTATGCGCAGATCGGCATGTGGGCGCCGATCCTGTTGTTGTTGATGCGGGTGATCCAGGGCGCGGCCATTGGCGGTGAAGTGCCGGGGGCGTGGGTCTTCGTTTCCGAACACGTTCCGCAGCGGCATGTCGGCTACGCCTGCGGCACCCTGACCAGCGGCCTGACGGCGGGCATCCTGCTCGGCTCGCTGGTCGCCACGGCGATCAACAGCATCTACACCCCGGTGGAAGTATCGGATTACGCCTGGCGGATTCCGTTCCTGCTGGGTGGCGTGTTCGGTCTGTTCTCGGTGTACCTGCGTCGCTGGCTGCACGAAACCCCGGTGTTCGCCGAGCTGCAATTGCGCAAGGCCCTGGCCGAAGAAGTGCCGTTGCGTGCGGTGCTGCGTGACCATCGTGGCGCGATTGCCATTTCGATGCTGCTGACCTGGCTACTGTCGGCCGCCATCGTGGTGTTGATCCTGATGACCCCGACTGTGTTGCAGACGGTCTATCACTTCTCGCCAACCACGTCCCTGCAGGCGAACAGCGTGGCGATCGTGTTCCTGAGTTTTGGTTGCATCATTGCCGGCGCACTGGCCGACCGCTTCGGTGCGGGACGAGTCTTCGTGATCGGCTGTACCGCGTTGCTGGCCAGTTCCTGGACCTTCTACCACAGCCTGGCAGACCATCCCGACTGGCTGTTCCCGATGTACGCCCTGACCGGTCTGCTGGTTGGCACCATCGGCGCGGTGCCGTATGTGATGGTCAAGGCGTTCCCGCCGGTGGTGCGTTTCAGCGGCCTGTCGTTTTCGTACAACGTCGCCTATGCGATTTTCGGTGGTCTGACGCCGATGATCGTCAGCCTGTTGCTCAAGGAAAGTGCGATGGGGCCTGCTTATTATGTGGCGGTGCTGTGTGGGGTGGGGATTCTGGTGGGGGCTTATCTCTGGAAGAAGGGGCGTTAA
- the aspA gene encoding aspartate ammonia-lyase, producing MSSAASFRTENDLLGALEVPAQAYYGIQTLRAVNNFRLSGVPISHYPKLVVGLAMVKQAAADANRELGHLSEAKHAAISEACARLIRGDFHEEFVVDMIQGGAGTSTNMNANEVIANIALEAMGHQKGEYQYLHPNDDVNMAQSTNDAYPTAIRLGLLLGHDALLASLDSLIQAFATKGQEFNHVLKMGRTQLQDAVPMTLGQEFRAFATTMGEDLARLKTLAPELLTEVNLGGTAIGTGINADPRYQALAVQRLALISGQPLVPAADLIEATSDMGAFVLFSGMLKRTAVKLSKICNDLRLLSSGPRTGINEINLPARQPGSSIMPGKVNPVIPEAVNQVAFQVIGNDLALTMAAEGGQLQLNVMEPLIAFKIFDSIRLLQRAMDMLREHCIVGITANEARCRELVEHSIGLVTALNPYIGYKNATRIAGLALESGRGVLELVREEGLLDEAMLADILRPENMIAPRLVPLKA from the coding sequence ATGTCCTCCGCTGCATCATTCCGCACAGAAAATGACCTGCTTGGCGCCCTCGAAGTACCGGCTCAAGCGTATTACGGTATCCAGACCCTGCGAGCGGTGAATAACTTCCGCCTCTCGGGCGTTCCGATTTCGCACTACCCGAAACTGGTTGTCGGCCTGGCCATGGTTAAACAGGCCGCCGCAGACGCCAACCGTGAGCTGGGTCACCTGAGCGAAGCCAAGCACGCTGCCATCAGCGAAGCCTGCGCACGTTTGATCCGCGGTGACTTCCACGAAGAGTTCGTGGTGGACATGATTCAAGGCGGCGCTGGCACTTCGACCAACATGAATGCCAACGAAGTCATCGCCAACATCGCGCTGGAGGCCATGGGTCACCAGAAAGGCGAGTACCAGTACCTGCACCCGAACGATGACGTGAACATGGCGCAGTCGACCAACGACGCTTACCCGACGGCCATCCGTCTGGGTCTGTTGCTGGGTCACGACGCCCTGCTGGCCAGTCTCGACAGCCTGATTCAGGCGTTCGCGACCAAGGGTCAGGAATTCAACCACGTCCTGAAAATGGGTCGTACCCAGCTGCAAGACGCCGTTCCGATGACTCTGGGTCAGGAATTCCGCGCTTTCGCCACCACCATGGGCGAAGACCTGGCCCGTCTGAAGACGCTGGCCCCGGAACTGCTGACTGAAGTGAACCTGGGCGGCACCGCGATCGGCACCGGCATCAACGCCGACCCGCGTTATCAGGCCCTGGCTGTACAGCGCCTGGCGCTGATCAGCGGTCAACCGCTGGTACCGGCCGCCGACCTGATCGAAGCCACCTCCGACATGGGCGCCTTCGTGCTGTTCTCCGGCATGCTCAAGCGTACCGCGGTCAAGCTGTCGAAGATCTGCAACGACCTGCGCCTGCTGTCCAGCGGCCCACGCACCGGCATCAACGAGATCAACCTGCCGGCGCGTCAGCCAGGCAGCTCGATCATGCCAGGCAAGGTCAACCCGGTTATCCCGGAAGCGGTCAACCAGGTGGCGTTCCAGGTCATCGGTAACGACCTGGCGCTGACCATGGCAGCCGAAGGCGGCCAACTGCAACTGAACGTGATGGAGCCGCTGATCGCCTTCAAGATCTTCGACTCGATCCGCCTGCTGCAACGCGCCATGGACATGCTGCGCGAGCACTGCATCGTCGGCATCACCGCCAACGAAGCACGTTGCCGTGAACTGGTCGAGCACTCGATCGGCCTGGTCACCGCGCTGAACCCGTACATCGGCTACAAAAATGCCACCCGCATCGCCGGCCTCGCCCTTGAAAGCGGCCGCGGCGTGCTGGAACTGGTGCGCGAAGAAGGTCTGCTCGACGAAGCCATGCTCGCCGACATCCTGCGCCCGGAAAACATGATTGCTCCGCGTCTGGTGCCTCTGAAGGCATAA
- a CDS encoding LysR substrate-binding domain-containing protein has protein sequence MNLESKWLEDFSALAATRSFSQAAERRFVTQPAFSRRIRSLEAALGLTLVNRSRTPVELTAAGQLFLVTARTVVEQLGEVLRHLHHLEGGQGEVMQVAAAHSLALGFFPRWIAQLRNEGLNIATRLVATNVGDAVHALREGGCDLMLAFYDPDAAMQMDPEIFPSLHLGHTEMLPVCAADADGKPLFDLEGEGSVPLLAYSAGAFLGRSVNMLLRQRALRFTTIYETAMADSLKSMALEGLGIAWVPQLSVRAELARGELVVCGGPQWHVPLEIRLYRCALVRKANVRLLWRKLEGGAASSAS, from the coding sequence ATGAATCTGGAAAGCAAATGGCTGGAGGACTTCAGTGCCCTGGCCGCCACCCGCAGTTTCTCCCAGGCCGCCGAGCGGCGTTTCGTGACGCAGCCAGCGTTCAGCCGGCGAATCCGCAGCCTTGAGGCCGCGTTGGGGCTGACCCTGGTCAACCGTTCGCGCACGCCGGTGGAACTGACGGCGGCGGGGCAATTGTTTCTGGTCACCGCACGCACTGTGGTCGAACAGTTGGGCGAAGTGCTGCGCCATCTGCATCACCTGGAAGGCGGACAGGGCGAAGTGATGCAGGTCGCTGCCGCGCACTCCCTGGCGCTCGGTTTCTTTCCGCGCTGGATCGCACAGTTGCGCAATGAAGGCCTGAACATTGCCACGCGGCTGGTGGCGACCAACGTCGGCGACGCCGTGCATGCATTGCGCGAAGGCGGCTGCGATCTGATGTTGGCGTTCTACGACCCGGACGCCGCCATGCAGATGGACCCGGAAATCTTCCCCTCGCTGCACCTGGGCCACACCGAGATGCTGCCGGTCTGCGCCGCCGACGCCGACGGCAAACCACTGTTCGATCTGGAAGGCGAAGGCAGCGTGCCGTTGCTGGCGTACAGCGCCGGGGCCTTTCTTGGCCGTTCGGTGAACATGCTATTGCGTCAACGTGCGCTGCGCTTCACCACCATCTACGAAACCGCCATGGCCGACAGCCTGAAAAGCATGGCTTTGGAAGGCCTAGGCATCGCCTGGGTACCGCAACTGAGCGTGCGCGCCGAGCTGGCGCGCGGTGAGTTGGTGGTCTGCGGCGGGCCGCAATGGCATGTGCCGCTGGAGATTCGCTTGTACCGCTGTGCGCTTGTGCGCAAGGCCAACGTGCGGTTGTTGTGGCGCAAGCTGGAGGGTGGTGCGGCCAGTTCGGCTTCGTGA
- the purE gene encoding 5-(carboxyamino)imidazole ribonucleotide mutase: MSALVGVIMGSKSDWSTLSHTADMLEKLGIPYEVKVVSAHRTPDLLFQYAEQAEARGIEVIIAGAGGAAHLPGMCAAKTHLPVLGVPVQSAMLSGVDSLLSIVQMPAGIPVATLAIGKAGAINAALLSASILGAKHPQFHTVLKTFRAEQTDSVLDNPDPRIA, from the coding sequence ATGAGTGCACTGGTTGGCGTGATCATGGGCTCCAAGTCCGATTGGTCCACCCTTAGCCACACCGCCGATATGCTGGAAAAGCTCGGCATTCCCTACGAGGTGAAAGTGGTTTCTGCCCACCGCACCCCGGACCTGCTGTTCCAGTACGCTGAACAAGCCGAGGCGCGTGGCATCGAGGTGATCATCGCCGGTGCCGGCGGCGCGGCCCACTTGCCAGGCATGTGTGCGGCCAAGACCCACCTGCCGGTGCTGGGCGTACCCGTGCAATCGGCAATGCTGTCGGGCGTCGATTCACTGCTTTCCATTGTGCAGATGCCAGCGGGCATTCCGGTTGCCACCCTGGCCATCGGCAAGGCAGGCGCGATCAACGCAGCACTGCTGTCGGCGAGTATCCTTGGCGCCAAGCACCCGCAGTTCCATACGGTGCTGAAAACCTTCCGTGCTGAGCAGACAGACAGCGTCCTGGACAATCCAGACCCACGCATCGCCTGA
- a CDS encoding GlsB/YeaQ/YmgE family stress response membrane protein — protein sequence MGIIGTIFIGLIVGLLARFLKPGDDSMGWIMTILLGIGGSLAATYGGQALGIYQAGQGAGFIGALVGAVVLLVIYGLIKKN from the coding sequence ATGGGAATCATCGGAACCATCTTTATCGGCTTGATTGTCGGCCTGCTGGCGCGGTTCCTGAAGCCGGGCGATGACAGCATGGGCTGGATCATGACGATCCTGCTCGGTATCGGCGGTTCGCTGGCGGCCACTTACGGCGGTCAAGCCCTGGGCATCTATCAGGCTGGCCAAGGCGCAGGCTTCATCGGTGCGCTGGTGGGCGCCGTTGTGTTGCTGGTGATCTACGGACTGATCAAAAAGAACTGA
- a CDS encoding alanine/glycine:cation symporter family protein, with the protein MLEVINDFLSGKVLIVLIVGLGSYFTIRSRFVQLRHFFHMFAVFRDSLKSSAGQLSSFQALMLSLAGRVGAGNIAGVGIAVTLGGPGAVFWMWVTALVGMSSSFFECSLGQLYKRCDSEGQFRGGPSYYIQHGLQKRWLGMLMAFLLLVTFGFAFNGLQAHAVTHSLNNAFGLDTTYTGIGLAVLLGLVFIGGIKRIAKVADLLVPVKTLVYIGVTIYVIVLQFDQVPGMLMTIVKSAFGLDQAFGGLIGSAIVMGVKRGVFANEAGLGSAPNVAAVAAVEHPVAQGVVQAFSVFLDTFVICTCTALLILLSGFYTPGFEGDGIALTQNSLAAVVGDWGRMFISVALALFVFTSILYNYYLGENNLRFLIGENRKALMGYRALVLVLIFWGAIENLGTVFAFADITMTMLAFVNLIALFLLFKVGMRILRDYDDQRAAGIKTPVFDSSKFPDLDLDLKAWPANPPAPAAKAEAAPAGVTAAQR; encoded by the coding sequence ATGCTCGAAGTCATTAACGACTTCCTCTCAGGGAAAGTACTGATCGTGCTCATTGTCGGGCTCGGTAGCTACTTCACGATCCGCTCGCGTTTCGTTCAATTGCGTCACTTCTTCCACATGTTCGCGGTGTTCCGCGACAGCCTCAAAAGCAGCGCCGGGCAACTCAGTTCGTTCCAGGCCCTGATGCTCAGCCTCGCCGGCCGCGTCGGTGCGGGCAACATCGCCGGTGTCGGCATTGCCGTGACCCTCGGTGGCCCCGGTGCCGTGTTCTGGATGTGGGTGACCGCGCTGGTCGGCATGTCCAGCAGCTTCTTCGAATGCTCCCTCGGCCAGCTCTACAAGCGCTGCGATTCCGAAGGCCAGTTCCGTGGCGGTCCGTCCTATTACATCCAGCACGGCTTGCAAAAACGCTGGTTGGGCATGCTGATGGCGTTCCTGCTGCTGGTGACGTTCGGCTTCGCCTTCAACGGCCTGCAGGCCCACGCCGTGACGCACTCGTTGAACAACGCGTTCGGCCTCGACACCACTTACACCGGTATCGGTCTGGCCGTGCTACTGGGCCTGGTGTTCATCGGCGGGATCAAGCGCATCGCCAAGGTCGCCGACCTGTTGGTGCCGGTGAAAACCCTGGTGTACATCGGCGTGACCATCTACGTGATCGTGCTGCAGTTCGACCAGGTGCCGGGCATGCTGATGACCATCGTCAAGAGTGCCTTCGGTCTGGACCAGGCCTTCGGTGGCCTGATCGGCAGCGCCATCGTCATGGGTGTGAAGCGTGGCGTATTCGCCAACGAAGCAGGCCTGGGCAGTGCGCCGAACGTGGCGGCTGTCGCGGCGGTCGAGCACCCAGTGGCACAAGGTGTGGTCCAGGCGTTCAGCGTGTTCCTCGATACCTTCGTGATCTGCACCTGCACCGCGCTGCTGATCCTGCTCTCCGGCTTCTACACTCCGGGCTTCGAAGGCGACGGCATTGCCCTGACCCAGAACTCGCTCGCCGCCGTGGTCGGTGACTGGGGCCGGATGTTCATCTCCGTGGCCCTGGCGTTGTTCGTGTTCACCTCGATCCTCTACAACTACTACCTGGGCGAGAACAACCTGCGCTTTTTGATCGGTGAAAACCGCAAGGCGCTGATGGGCTATCGCGCGCTGGTACTGGTGCTGATTTTCTGGGGCGCCATCGAAAACCTCGGCACCGTATTTGCCTTCGCCGACATCACCATGACCATGCTCGCGTTCGTCAACCTGATCGCGCTGTTCCTGCTGTTCAAGGTCGGCATGCGCATCCTGCGTGACTACGATGACCAGCGCGCCGCCGGCATCAAGACTCCGGTGTTCGATTCGAGCAAATTCCCGGATCTGGATCTGGACCTGAAAGCCTGGCCGGCGAACCCGCCAGCACCAGCCGCCAAGGCTGAAGCTGCTCCGGCAGGCGTGACCGCAGCGCAACGCTGA
- a CDS encoding 5-(carboxyamino)imidazole ribonucleotide synthase codes for MKIGVIGGGQLGRMLALAGTPLGMNFAFLDPAPDACAAALGEHLRADYGDQDHLRQLADEVDLVTFEFESVPAETVAFLSQFVPVYPSAEALRIARDRWFEKSMFKDLGIPTPAFADIQSQADLDAAVASIGLPAVLKTRTLGYDGKGQKVLRTPEDVVGTFAELGSVACLLEGFVPFTGEVSLIAVRARDGEIRFYPLVHNTHESGILKLSVASTDHPLQALAEDYSSRVLKQLDYVGVMAFEFFEVDGGLKANEIAPRVHNSGHWTTEGAECSQFENHLRAVAGLPLGSTAKVGESAMLNFIGKVPDTEKVVAIADCHLHHYGKAFKVGRKVGHANLRCADRETLTAQILKVEALIAE; via the coding sequence ATGAAGATCGGTGTAATCGGTGGCGGCCAGTTGGGTCGCATGTTGGCGCTGGCGGGCACTCCGCTGGGCATGAACTTCGCTTTCCTGGACCCGGCGCCGGATGCTTGCGCAGCCGCGTTGGGCGAACACCTGCGAGCCGATTACGGCGATCAGGATCACCTGCGTCAGCTGGCCGATGAAGTCGATCTGGTGACCTTCGAGTTCGAAAGCGTTCCGGCCGAGACCGTGGCTTTCCTGTCGCAATTCGTTCCGGTCTACCCGAGCGCCGAAGCGCTGCGCATCGCCCGCGATCGCTGGTTCGAGAAGAGCATGTTCAAGGACCTGGGGATTCCTACCCCGGCGTTCGCCGACATTCAGTCCCAGGCTGATCTGGACGCTGCCGTGGCTTCCATCGGTCTGCCGGCGGTGCTGAAGACCCGTACCCTGGGTTATGACGGCAAGGGTCAGAAAGTCCTGCGCACCCCTGAAGATGTAGTCGGTACCTTTGCCGAACTGGGCAGCGTGGCCTGTCTGCTGGAAGGCTTCGTGCCGTTCACCGGTGAAGTCTCGCTGATCGCCGTGCGTGCCCGCGACGGTGAAATCCGCTTCTATCCGCTGGTGCACAACACCCACGAAAGCGGCATTCTCAAGCTGTCCGTGGCCAGCACCGATCACCCCTTGCAAGCCCTGGCCGAAGACTACTCCAGCCGTGTGCTCAAGCAACTGGATTACGTCGGCGTGATGGCGTTCGAGTTCTTTGAAGTCGACGGTGGCCTCAAGGCCAACGAAATTGCCCCGCGCGTGCACAACTCAGGGCACTGGACCACCGAAGGCGCCGAGTGCAGCCAGTTCGAAAACCACCTGCGGGCCGTTGCAGGCCTGCCGTTGGGTTCGACCGCCAAGGTTGGGGAAAGCGCGATGCTCAACTTCATCGGCAAAGTGCCGGACACCGAGAAAGTCGTGGCCATCGCCGATTGCCATCTGCATCACTACGGCAAGGCCTTCAAGGTCGGCCGCAAGGTCGGTCACGCCAACCTGCGTTGCGCGGATCGCGAAACGCTCACCGCGCAGATCCTCAAGGTCGAAGCGCTGATCGCCGAATAG
- a CDS encoding D-hexose-6-phosphate mutarotase produces MSMPNVEAVKLDELNCWRIRHGQAELLVAQQGAHILSYQLAGQPPLIWLNDEAVFKTGKSIRAGVPVCWPWFGNFARNPQSVQAMRTSNEAPSAHGFVRAMDWELGGIEAEGESLKVEFLLPYPEGGFPGWPHQVDLTLSIRLDEQLHIHLISHNRGSETVSISQALHSYFAVSDVREVHVEGVDGLNYIETLDNWKTVPQTGDLRFTGETDRIYLDAPPLLSIVDPAWERRIELTSSGSRTAVIWNPWIDRAAAFSDMADDGWQRMLCIETANVMDDVVKLKPGASHTLGVSIGSKPL; encoded by the coding sequence ATGAGCATGCCCAATGTTGAAGCCGTAAAACTGGATGAACTGAACTGCTGGCGCATCCGCCACGGTCAGGCCGAATTACTGGTGGCCCAGCAAGGCGCGCACATCCTCAGTTATCAACTGGCCGGCCAGCCGCCGCTGATCTGGCTCAACGACGAGGCCGTGTTCAAGACCGGCAAGAGCATCCGCGCCGGCGTGCCGGTGTGCTGGCCATGGTTCGGCAACTTTGCGCGCAACCCGCAAAGCGTTCAGGCGATGCGCACCAGCAATGAAGCGCCGTCGGCTCACGGCTTCGTACGAGCGATGGATTGGGAACTGGGCGGCATCGAAGCCGAAGGTGAAAGCCTGAAGGTCGAATTCCTCCTGCCCTACCCCGAAGGCGGCTTTCCCGGCTGGCCGCACCAGGTGGATTTGACGCTGAGCATTCGCCTCGACGAGCAATTGCACATCCATCTGATCAGCCACAACCGGGGCTCTGAAACCGTCAGCATCAGCCAGGCGCTGCACAGTTACTTTGCCGTCAGCGATGTGCGCGAGGTGCATGTCGAAGGTGTGGATGGCCTCAACTACATCGAAACCCTGGACAACTGGAAAACCGTCCCCCAGACCGGTGATCTGCGCTTTACCGGGGAGACCGATCGCATCTATCTCGACGCCCCGCCACTGCTGAGCATCGTCGACCCGGCTTGGGAGCGACGCATCGAACTGACCAGCAGCGGATCGCGTACGGCGGTGATCTGGAACCCATGGATCGACCGCGCCGCCGCGTTCAGCGACATGGCCGACGATGGCTGGCAGCGCATGCTATGCATCGAGACGGCGAACGTGATGGACGATGTGGTGAAACTGAAACCAGGGGCGAGCCACACCCTGGGTGTGAGTATCGGCAGCAAGCCGCTCTAA
- a CDS encoding DUF3299 domain-containing protein: protein MRRLLLTLLLLGTGLAHAGELPETDWLELMPKSDQKALEAMPEIDHNSPEANGTFTDKGGMKQAKGLPAVMYSTKTVASMNDKDIRIGGYPVPLESDAKGRSTLFFLVPYPGACIHVPPPPPNQLVLVRYPKGLKLNDIYTPLWVTGTLKVEKVSNDLADAAYALDAQTVRVVEESDL, encoded by the coding sequence ATGCGCCGTCTTCTGCTGACTCTACTTTTATTGGGAACGGGCCTTGCCCATGCTGGCGAGCTGCCGGAAACCGACTGGCTTGAACTGATGCCCAAGTCGGACCAGAAGGCCCTCGAGGCCATGCCTGAAATTGACCACAATTCCCCTGAAGCCAATGGCACTTTCACCGACAAGGGTGGGATGAAGCAGGCCAAAGGCTTGCCGGCGGTGATGTACTCGACCAAGACCGTTGCGTCGATGAACGACAAGGACATCCGCATTGGCGGTTACCCCGTGCCGCTGGAGTCCGACGCTAAGGGCCGCAGTACGCTGTTCTTCCTGGTGCCGTACCCGGGCGCGTGCATCCACGTACCACCTCCGCCGCCCAATCAATTGGTGCTGGTGCGCTATCCAAAGGGCTTGAAGCTGAACGATATCTACACGCCGCTGTGGGTGACCGGCACGTTGAAGGTCGAGAAGGTCAGCAATGACCTGGCGGATGCGGCGTATGCGCTGGATGCGCAGACGGTACGGGTGGTGGAAGAGTCGGATCTATAA
- a CDS encoding phosphate ABC transporter substrate-binding protein PstS, with amino-acid sequence MKLKRLMAAMTFVAAGVATANAVAAVDPAIPSYTKTTGVSGNLSSVGSDTLANLMTLWAENYKKEYPNVNIQIQAAGSSTAPPALTEGTANLGPMSRKMKDNELQAFETKYGYKPTAIPVAVDALAVFVHKDNPIKHMTMEQVDAVFSSTRLCGGKADVKTWGDLGVTGDLANKPVQLFGRNSVSGTYGYFKEEALCKGDFKPNVNEQPGSASVVQSISSSLNGIGYSGIGYKTASVKTVALAKKGSTEFVEDTEENALNGKYPLSRFLYVYVNKAPNKPLAPLEAEFVKLVLSKQGQEVVVKDGYIPLPAKVAAKALADLGLAEGGAAVVKK; translated from the coding sequence ATGAAACTGAAGCGTTTGATGGCGGCAATGACTTTTGTCGCTGCTGGCGTTGCGACTGCCAACGCGGTTGCCGCTGTTGACCCTGCTATCCCGAGCTACACCAAGACCACTGGTGTGTCGGGCAACCTGTCCAGCGTCGGCTCCGATACCCTGGCCAACCTCATGACCCTCTGGGCTGAGAACTACAAAAAAGAATACCCGAACGTAAACATCCAGATTCAGGCTGCCGGTTCTTCTACCGCGCCACCTGCGCTGACTGAAGGCACCGCTAACCTGGGCCCGATGAGCCGCAAAATGAAGGATAACGAGCTGCAGGCCTTCGAAACCAAATACGGTTACAAGCCAACCGCTATTCCGGTTGCCGTGGATGCCTTGGCCGTATTCGTGCACAAGGACAACCCGATCAAGCACATGACCATGGAACAGGTCGATGCGGTCTTCTCGTCCACCCGTCTGTGCGGCGGCAAAGCCGACGTCAAAACCTGGGGTGACCTGGGTGTGACCGGCGACCTGGCCAACAAGCCGGTTCAACTGTTCGGTCGTAACTCGGTATCCGGCACTTATGGCTACTTCAAGGAAGAAGCCCTGTGCAAAGGTGACTTCAAGCCAAACGTCAACGAACAGCCAGGCTCGGCTTCGGTTGTGCAGTCGATCAGCTCCTCGCTGAACGGCATCGGTTACTCGGGTATCGGTTACAAGACTGCCAGCGTGAAGACGGTGGCCTTGGCCAAGAAAGGTAGCACCGAGTTTGTTGAAGACACTGAAGAAAACGCCCTGAACGGCAAGTACCCGCTGTCGCGCTTCCTGTACGTGTACGTCAACAAAGCCCCGAACAAGCCTTTGGCTCCGCTGGAAGCTGAGTTCGTGAAGCTGGTTCTGTCCAAACAGGGCCAGGAAGTTGTGGTGAAAGACGGCTACATCCCACTGCCAGCCAAGGTTGCTGCAAAAGCACTGGCTGACCTGGGTCTGGCGGAAGGCGGCGCTGCAGTCGTAAAAAAGTAA
- a CDS encoding hotdog domain-containing protein produces the protein MIELEQEDPIPQGDLALQITALPRETNGFGDIFGGWLVAQMDLAGTAMASKVAGGRVATVAIDRMAFLVPVAVGAQLSFYTQALEIGRSSIKMMVEVWSDDPLSSEWRKVTEAVFVFVAIDGSGRTRSVPPRAR, from the coding sequence ATGATAGAGCTCGAACAAGAAGATCCGATCCCGCAAGGCGACCTGGCCCTGCAAATCACCGCGCTTCCTCGCGAAACCAACGGCTTTGGCGATATTTTCGGCGGCTGGCTGGTGGCGCAGATGGATTTGGCAGGCACCGCGATGGCCAGCAAGGTCGCCGGCGGGCGTGTTGCCACCGTTGCAATCGACCGCATGGCATTCCTGGTTCCGGTGGCGGTGGGCGCTCAGCTCTCCTTTTATACCCAGGCCCTGGAAATCGGCCGCAGCTCGATCAAGATGATGGTCGAGGTCTGGAGCGACGATCCACTGTCCAGCGAGTGGCGTAAAGTAACCGAAGCGGTGTTTGTATTCGTTGCCATCGACGGCAGCGGCCGCACCCGTTCGGTTCCGCCTCGGGCTCGCTGA
- a CDS encoding reprolysin-like metallopeptidase, with protein sequence MKKNVTIMVIIHSDLQDYQKNKLYADYFVWLKTELELISGREVLILMYHHDEAPKLAGYNYRNENEQAALQGWRDLLHDLYSKISYRDRDEANLTKYLLLTRDNINEQLGGVLGWTGGIAMFKGHCAIASISSYRAPAHEIGHMLGATHEDSEVVYDGWWHDTIMLADDFSLARGNVYRFSDKNRENIREYLNRFS encoded by the coding sequence ATGAAAAAAAACGTCACCATAATGGTCATCATTCACAGCGACTTACAGGATTATCAAAAAAACAAATTATACGCCGATTACTTTGTCTGGCTTAAAACCGAACTCGAACTCATCTCGGGACGTGAAGTCCTGATTTTAATGTACCACCATGACGAGGCTCCAAAACTGGCCGGATACAACTACAGAAATGAGAATGAACAAGCCGCATTGCAAGGCTGGAGAGATCTGTTACACGACTTGTATTCAAAAATTTCATACAGGGACCGTGATGAAGCGAATCTCACCAAGTATCTCTTGCTGACCCGAGACAACATCAACGAACAACTCGGCGGAGTTCTCGGGTGGACAGGCGGAATTGCCATGTTCAAAGGTCATTGCGCAATCGCGTCGATCAGCTCATACCGAGCTCCCGCACATGAAATAGGTCATATGCTTGGTGCGACCCACGAAGACAGTGAAGTTGTCTATGACGGCTGGTGGCACGACACAATCATGCTCGCCGATGATTTTTCTCTTGCTCGTGGAAACGTTTACCGCTTCAGCGACAAGAACAGGGAAAATATTCGCGAATATCTAAATCGCTTTTCATAA